In the genome of Chryseobacterium oryzae, one region contains:
- the purC gene encoding phosphoribosylaminoimidazolesuccinocarboxamide synthase, which translates to MEKKEMLYEGKAKQVFATDNPNEVVVRFKDDATAFNAQKRGSVDLKGEMNNAITTLIFEYLNEKGIKTHFIKQLNEREQLVKKVSIIPLEMVVRNYSAGSMAQRLGVEEGIKSPVTIFDICYKKDELGDPLINDHHAVFLGAATYEELDEMYELTSDINEILIDLFDKMNIILVDFKIELGKTADGEIILADEISPDTCRLWDKDTMKKLDKDRFRRDLGEVTEAYVEIYNRLKAVLNK; encoded by the coding sequence ATGGAAAAGAAAGAAATGTTGTACGAAGGTAAAGCGAAACAAGTTTTTGCTACCGATAATCCTAATGAAGTTGTAGTACGTTTTAAAGATGATGCTACTGCATTTAATGCTCAGAAAAGAGGATCTGTAGATTTAAAAGGCGAAATGAACAACGCTATTACCACTCTTATTTTTGAATATTTGAATGAAAAAGGGATTAAGACTCATTTCATTAAACAATTGAACGAGAGAGAGCAATTGGTAAAGAAAGTTTCTATTATTCCTTTGGAAATGGTAGTAAGAAATTATTCTGCAGGAAGTATGGCACAGAGATTAGGAGTGGAAGAAGGAATTAAATCTCCTGTAACCATCTTCGATATCTGCTACAAAAAAGACGAGTTGGGAGATCCGCTTATCAACGATCATCACGCAGTTTTCTTAGGAGCTGCAACGTATGAAGAACTCGATGAAATGTATGAATTAACTTCTGATATCAACGAAATCCTGATCGACCTTTTCGACAAAATGAACATCATCTTGGTTGACTTCAAAATTGAATTAGGAAAAACTGCTGACGGTGAAATCATCCTTGCAGACGAAATTTCTCCTGATACTTGCAGACTTTGGGATAAAGATACCATGAAGAAGCTGGATAAAGACAGATTCAGAAGAGATCTTGGCGAAGTTACTGAAGCTTATGTTGAGATATACAATAGATTGAAAGCTGTACTTAATAAGTAA
- a CDS encoding DUF3307 domain-containing protein, which produces MIFAQLISAHLIGDFILQPNAWVADKESKILKSKYLYFHVLIHTILSFIFLWNLELWWVAVGVGISHFIIDVCKLKFQTAETKKNWFFIDQALHLLVIALFSFYFKEFNLEVFKNHNYLKILMAVIFLTTPASIFIKILLSSWTPVTEEEGNNQNESLSNAGKYIGILERLMVFTFITVNHWEGVGFMIAAKSVFRFSDLAQAKQRKLTEYVLIGTLLSFGMAILTGILIKI; this is translated from the coding sequence ATGATTTTCGCACAACTCATATCAGCACATTTAATTGGAGATTTTATTCTTCAGCCAAACGCTTGGGTTGCAGATAAAGAAAGTAAAATTCTGAAAAGCAAATATTTATACTTTCATGTACTCATTCACACTATTCTGAGTTTTATTTTCCTTTGGAATCTTGAACTTTGGTGGGTTGCTGTTGGAGTGGGAATTTCGCATTTCATTATAGATGTCTGTAAATTAAAATTTCAAACTGCTGAAACCAAAAAAAACTGGTTTTTTATCGATCAGGCATTACACCTTTTGGTGATTGCTTTGTTTTCTTTTTATTTTAAGGAATTTAATCTTGAAGTATTTAAAAATCATAATTATTTAAAAATTTTGATGGCTGTTATATTTTTAACAACACCTGCATCAATTTTTATAAAGATATTATTATCATCTTGGACTCCCGTAACAGAAGAAGAAGGAAACAATCAGAATGAATCTCTCTCGAATGCAGGAAAATATATTGGAATATTAGAGCGATTAATGGTTTTTACCTTCATAACCGTAAACCACTGGGAAGGAGTAGGTTTTATGATTGCTGCGAAATCTGTTTTCAGATTCAGCGACTTGGCACAGGCAAAACAGAGAAAACTTACAGAATATGTATTAATCGGGACTTTATTAAGTTTCGGAATGGCAATTTTAACTGGAATTTTAATTAAAATATAA
- a CDS encoding SatD family protein, whose amino-acid sequence MIAVITGDIINSQHSATEVWITRLKNLLEKWGSAPKVWEIYRGDEFQLKCKIDDVFWCFLAIKSLIKSQENLDVRIAIGIGDENFSSEKITESNGSAYVNSGRLLNDLKSDGHTVSIKTSNDSVDCDLNILLKWASKDFDNWTMATSEIIHEMIMNPNSTQEDLAKKFNISQSSVSQRLKRANYELIVETNQYFKKKISEL is encoded by the coding sequence ATGATTGCCGTTATTACCGGAGATATTATCAATTCACAGCATTCTGCTACAGAAGTATGGATTACCAGACTTAAAAATCTTCTTGAAAAATGGGGAAGTGCACCAAAAGTATGGGAAATTTACAGAGGAGACGAATTTCAGCTGAAATGCAAAATAGATGATGTTTTTTGGTGTTTTTTAGCCATAAAATCATTAATAAAAAGTCAGGAAAATTTAGACGTTAGAATTGCCATTGGCATCGGAGACGAAAATTTTTCTTCCGAAAAAATCACCGAATCTAACGGATCTGCTTATGTAAATTCAGGAAGATTACTCAATGACTTGAAAAGTGACGGACATACCGTTTCTATAAAAACATCCAACGATTCTGTAGACTGCGATCTGAATATCCTTCTGAAATGGGCTTCAAAAGATTTTGATAACTGGACAATGGCTACCTCAGAAATCATCCACGAAATGATTATGAATCCCAACAGTACACAGGAAGATTTGGCAAAAAAATTCAATATTTCGCAATCTTCTGTAAGCCAAAGGCTGAAACGTGCCAATTACGAACTTATCGTAGAAACCAATCAGTATTTTAAAAAGAAAATTTCAGAGCTTTAA
- a CDS encoding VOC family protein yields MKSVFIKGNFAFYLQDYNAKEWIDNTMIFVEVEDTDKFWNDLVSLNLTEKYSGVKLTPVRMMDWGKECFVHDPSGILWYFGEFFSS; encoded by the coding sequence TTGAAATCAGTTTTTATCAAAGGAAATTTTGCGTTTTACCTTCAGGATTACAATGCTAAAGAATGGATAGATAATACCATGATTTTTGTGGAAGTTGAAGATACAGACAAATTTTGGAATGATTTAGTCTCCTTAAATTTAACAGAAAAGTATTCTGGTGTAAAATTAACTCCTGTTAGAATGATGGATTGGGGAAAAGAATGTTTTGTGCACGATCCTTCAGGTATTTTGTGGTATTTTGGTGAATTTTTTTCTTCTTAA
- a CDS encoding M28 family metallopeptidase — translation MKKIFIPLLAISLLLSCVTTQVNNEVNKEKQNPKEIGFLSAFKEIKLEDLKQNLTVIASDEMEGRDTGSRGQKKAGEYMIRFYKNLGISFPKSLGSYYQKVPASYMQQKGGSNLPDSENILAFIEGSEKPEEIIVISAHYDHVGTQNNVVYNGADDDGSGTVAVMQIAKAFQTAKKAGNGPKRSILFLHVTGEEHGLFGSEYYSDHPVFPLGNTVADLNIDMIGRDDPENRGKNYVYVIGSEMLSSQLKTIIEEANIKINNLELNYKYDDPNDPEKLYYRSDHYNFAKHNIPVAFFFDGIHEDYHEPTDDVEKIDFPLLQKRTQLIFATAWELANRKERIVVDKK, via the coding sequence ATGAAAAAAATATTCATTCCGCTTTTAGCCATTTCTTTGTTGTTGAGCTGTGTTACTACACAAGTTAATAATGAAGTAAATAAGGAAAAACAAAATCCGAAAGAGATTGGTTTTTTATCTGCCTTTAAAGAAATTAAACTTGAGGATTTAAAGCAAAATTTAACCGTTATTGCCTCCGATGAAATGGAAGGACGAGATACCGGAAGTCGCGGACAGAAAAAAGCAGGTGAATATATGATTCGTTTTTACAAAAATCTTGGGATTTCTTTTCCAAAGTCTTTGGGATCTTATTATCAGAAAGTTCCTGCATCTTATATGCAACAAAAAGGTGGTTCTAATTTACCCGATTCCGAAAATATTCTCGCCTTTATTGAGGGAAGCGAAAAACCGGAGGAAATTATTGTGATTTCTGCCCATTACGATCATGTAGGAACACAAAATAATGTTGTTTATAACGGTGCAGATGATGATGGGAGCGGCACTGTAGCAGTTATGCAGATTGCAAAAGCTTTTCAGACGGCTAAAAAGGCAGGAAATGGCCCCAAAAGATCTATACTTTTTCTGCATGTAACCGGTGAAGAACATGGGCTTTTTGGCTCCGAATATTATTCAGATCATCCTGTTTTTCCTCTTGGGAATACGGTTGCCGATCTTAATATTGATATGATTGGTCGGGATGATCCGGAAAATAGAGGCAAAAATTATGTGTATGTAATTGGTTCAGAAATGTTGAGTTCACAGTTGAAAACCATTATTGAAGAAGCAAACATCAAGATTAACAATCTTGAACTGAATTACAAATACGATGATCCTAATGATCCTGAAAAACTGTATTACCGTTCAGATCATTACAATTTTGCCAAACATAATATTCCGGTTGCATTTTTCTTTGACGGAATTCACGAAGATTATCATGAGCCAACAGATGATGTAGAAAAAATAGATTTTCCTTTACTGCAAAAAAGAACTCAGCTTATTTTCGCAACAGCCTGGGAACTGGCAAATCGTAAAGAAAGAATTGTTGTAGATAAAAAATAG
- a CDS encoding aminotransferase class I/II-fold pyridoxal phosphate-dependent enzyme, translating into MAKIYEFNDFTFFTEMSELASRHQSYDLSLGLPDFEVDSRLREYLKEAADLCSHRYESLTGNAMLIDGIITLHSKRNHRLDLKKEEINIVPCSTFALFTALKSILNFGDEVIVIQPSYYTYAPSITINGGIPIYYDLEEDFSVDWTKLRDCISKKTKAIIVNSPQNPTGKVWKKEDWDHLYEIIKNEEIYLISEEIYDIYCYDSVYHYSSFLHPELKKRTFCIFSFGKMFHATGWKVSYLIAAENLLEEFRNYQQYISYSTNAPCQYAIANFLKIFEPEDNRKLMQDKRDTFNHLLQYTPLKTEQIAEGGFFQIVNFREVNKKMTDVEFSKWLTVEKKVSCLPLSAFYNSKQDSDYIRFSFAKKDDVIIQALEHLSRNL; encoded by the coding sequence ATGGCAAAAATTTACGAATTTAATGACTTTACGTTTTTTACTGAAATGTCGGAGTTGGCTTCGAGACATCAAAGTTATGATTTGTCGTTAGGACTTCCCGATTTCGAGGTAGATTCTCGGCTGAGAGAGTATCTGAAAGAAGCGGCAGATTTATGTTCGCACCGTTATGAATCTCTTACGGGAAATGCAATGTTAATTGACGGAATTATTACTCTGCATTCTAAAAGAAATCATCGTTTAGATTTAAAAAAGGAAGAAATTAATATTGTTCCCTGCTCTACTTTTGCGTTGTTTACAGCTTTAAAATCTATCCTTAATTTTGGAGATGAAGTTATTGTTATTCAGCCGTCTTATTATACTTATGCTCCTTCTATCACAATTAATGGTGGAATTCCCATTTATTATGACCTTGAAGAAGATTTCAGTGTAGATTGGACAAAACTTCGTGATTGTATTTCGAAAAAAACGAAAGCCATTATTGTAAATTCACCCCAAAATCCAACGGGTAAAGTCTGGAAAAAGGAAGACTGGGATCATCTTTATGAAATTATTAAGAACGAAGAAATTTATTTGATTTCAGAGGAAATTTACGACATTTACTGTTACGATTCTGTATACCATTACAGTTCTTTTCTTCATCCGGAGCTTAAAAAAAGAACATTCTGTATATTTTCTTTCGGGAAAATGTTTCATGCAACAGGCTGGAAAGTAAGTTATCTTATAGCAGCTGAAAATCTGTTGGAAGAATTCAGAAATTATCAACAATATATTTCTTACAGTACCAATGCTCCGTGCCAATATGCGATTGCCAACTTTTTAAAGATTTTTGAACCTGAAGATAACAGAAAACTGATGCAGGATAAAAGAGATACTTTCAATCATTTGTTGCAATACACCCCTTTGAAAACTGAACAAATCGCAGAAGGTGGTTTTTTTCAAATCGTTAATTTTCGTGAAGTAAATAAAAAAATGACGGATGTTGAATTTTCTAAATGGCTTACTGTAGAAAAGAAAGTATCATGTTTACCACTTTCAGCATTTTATAATTCCAAACAAGATTCTGATTATATAAGATTCAGTTTTGCAAAAAAGGATGATGTCATTATTCAGGCTCTGGAGCATTTAAGCAGAAACCTTTAG
- a CDS encoding inorganic pyrophosphatase, which translates to MIPNFKAHPWHGISAGEDSPNVVNVFVEIVPSDTIKYEIDKTTGYLKIDRPQKFSNIIPALYGFVPKTYCDTEVMKLAVESGATDVTTGDHDPLDICVLSSHNITGGVLLEAVPIGGFKMIDGGEADDKIVAVLVNDHVFGQFRDISEIPKAEVNRLMHYFLTYKNLPDEPAKCRIQEIYGADHAKKVIEASKKDYSDKFGG; encoded by the coding sequence ATGATTCCAAATTTTAAAGCCCATCCATGGCACGGAATTTCTGCGGGAGAAGATTCGCCAAACGTTGTGAATGTTTTTGTGGAAATTGTTCCTTCAGACACTATTAAATATGAAATAGATAAAACAACAGGTTATCTTAAAATAGACAGACCTCAGAAATTTTCTAATATCATCCCTGCATTATACGGTTTTGTACCTAAAACATATTGCGATACAGAAGTAATGAAACTTGCTGTAGAAAGCGGTGCAACAGATGTTACTACCGGAGATCACGATCCTTTGGATATTTGTGTTTTGAGTTCTCATAACATTACTGGAGGTGTTTTATTGGAAGCTGTCCCAATTGGTGGATTCAAGATGATTGATGGTGGCGAAGCAGACGATAAAATTGTTGCTGTATTGGTAAACGATCATGTTTTCGGACAGTTCAGAGATATTTCAGAAATACCAAAGGCTGAAGTAAACAGATTGATGCACTATTTCCTAACCTATAAAAATTTACCGGATGAGCCTGCAAAATGCAGAATTCAGGAAATTTACGGTGCAGATCATGCTAAAAAGGTAATTGAAGCATCTAAAAAAGATTATTCGGATAAATTTGGAGGATAG
- a CDS encoding DUF7935 family protein — translation MVNFSDYLPYAAALVIAIPFLVLLRQFVHTYINLKNQELKLLSVKSNSENKTHSYERMTLFLERIKPSNLILKFDKDLAVHEFIFLTEKTINEEFEYNASQQLYITKNSWQNIVDSKNAIIDLLHKTYTSLNNNPDLNEFKTVFIMNYINENDFIGATIEDLRREIIIIA, via the coding sequence ATGGTAAACTTTTCAGATTATCTTCCGTATGCTGCTGCACTTGTTATTGCAATACCTTTTTTGGTTTTGCTGCGACAGTTTGTGCATACCTATATTAATTTAAAAAATCAGGAGCTAAAACTGCTTTCTGTAAAATCTAACTCCGAAAACAAAACCCATTCTTACGAAAGAATGACTCTTTTTCTGGAAAGAATAAAACCTTCCAACCTTATTTTGAAGTTCGATAAAGATCTTGCAGTGCACGAATTCATTTTTCTTACCGAGAAAACGATCAACGAAGAATTCGAATATAATGCATCGCAGCAGTTGTATATTACCAAAAATTCTTGGCAGAATATTGTAGATTCTAAAAATGCCATTATAGACTTATTGCACAAAACGTATACAAGTTTAAACAACAATCCCGATCTTAATGAATTTAAAACTGTTTTCATTATGAATTATATAAATGAAAACGATTTTATTGGTGCTACCATTGAAGATTTAAGAAGGGAAATTATAATCATTGCTTAA
- a CDS encoding phytanoyl-CoA dioxygenase family protein yields MLKKIRNYKLPYVIYNFFNKKKLKHNIPLYRKFGINKSYFSSISSKDFAHLPEKERQLNAQKLFNTEFYKNLSQENQISAQGFDENGYLILKNYLSSETVDNINSEIDRLLKDGTIQFRYAGKLMFVIHHSEILKKIGTDPKLLEFLSVLMDGDAKLFQSINFINGSQQKTHSDSIHMTTYPLGGLLGVWIALEDVDENNGALHYIPKSHKLPYFLNSDYDNEGSFLKIGKKSYKAYEEFLEGKVKELGLKKEVFRAKKGDLLIWHANILHGGEPHIDKSRTRKSLVYHYFDEQSICYHEVTQRPALFEV; encoded by the coding sequence ATGCTAAAGAAAATCCGTAATTACAAGCTTCCATACGTTATTTATAACTTTTTCAATAAGAAAAAACTCAAACATAATATTCCGCTTTACAGAAAATTTGGGATTAATAAAAGTTATTTTTCGAGCATTTCGAGCAAAGATTTTGCACATCTTCCCGAAAAAGAAAGACAGTTGAATGCTCAGAAGCTTTTTAATACTGAATTTTACAAAAATTTAAGCCAAGAAAATCAGATCAGTGCACAAGGTTTCGATGAAAATGGCTATCTTATTTTAAAGAATTATCTGAGTTCTGAAACGGTAGATAACATAAATAGCGAAATAGACCGACTTTTAAAAGACGGAACGATACAATTTCGTTATGCAGGAAAACTGATGTTTGTCATTCATCATTCAGAAATATTGAAAAAAATAGGAACAGACCCAAAACTTTTAGAATTTTTATCGGTTTTAATGGATGGAGATGCCAAACTTTTTCAGAGCATTAATTTTATTAATGGAAGTCAGCAGAAAACGCATTCAGACAGCATTCACATGACTACTTATCCGTTGGGCGGTTTACTCGGAGTTTGGATCGCGTTAGAAGATGTAGACGAAAACAATGGCGCATTACATTATATTCCTAAAAGCCATAAACTTCCTTATTTCCTGAATTCCGATTACGATAATGAAGGAAGTTTCCTGAAAATTGGTAAAAAAAGCTATAAAGCTTATGAAGAATTTTTGGAGGGAAAAGTAAAAGAATTAGGTCTTAAAAAAGAAGTTTTCCGAGCAAAAAAAGGAGATCTTTTAATATGGCATGCCAATATTTTGCATGGTGGCGAACCTCATATTGATAAAAGCAGAACAAGAAAAAGCCTTGTTTATCATTATTTTGATGAGCAAAGTATATGCTATCATGAAGTTACTCAAAGACCTGCCTTATTTGAAGTTTAA
- the radC gene encoding RadC family protein yields MSIKFLAEDDRPREKFLLKGKNSLSDSELLAIIMGSGSREESAVELARTILNSVNNNWHQLSLLTIKDLMKFKGVGEVKAISIATALEIGRRRSAQEIPEKPQISCSKEAYDILKIHLSDLRTEEFWAVFLNQSNKVIHFSQLTQGGISQSIVDVRILFKTALEHFSTGLIIAHNHPSGNKKPSAEDISITKKIKDAGNLMNIQLLDHLIITQNSYLSFADEGLL; encoded by the coding sequence ATGTCTATAAAATTTTTAGCTGAAGACGACCGTCCCAGAGAAAAGTTCCTCCTGAAAGGTAAAAATTCTCTTTCAGATTCAGAACTTTTAGCCATCATTATGGGAAGTGGCAGTAGGGAAGAATCCGCTGTGGAACTGGCAAGAACAATTCTGAATTCTGTGAATAACAATTGGCATCAGTTGAGTCTTCTTACCATAAAAGATTTAATGAAATTTAAAGGAGTGGGCGAAGTAAAAGCTATTTCTATTGCCACTGCTTTAGAAATTGGCAGAAGACGGTCTGCACAAGAAATTCCAGAGAAGCCACAAATTTCTTGCAGCAAAGAGGCTTATGATATTTTGAAAATCCATCTTTCCGATCTCAGAACAGAAGAATTTTGGGCAGTTTTCTTAAACCAAAGCAATAAAGTAATTCACTTTTCGCAATTAACCCAAGGCGGAATAAGCCAGTCTATTGTAGATGTTAGAATTTTGTTTAAAACTGCTTTAGAACATTTTTCTACAGGTCTTATTATTGCTCACAATCATCCTTCCGGAAATAAAAAACCGAGTGCTGAAGATATTAGTATTACCAAAAAAATAAAAGATGCAGGAAACCTGATGAATATTCAGCTTTTGGATCATTTAATTATTACTCAAAACTCTTATCTTAGCTTTGCCGATGAAGGTTTATTATGA
- a CDS encoding ABC transporter ATP-binding protein — translation MIKATNIHKFYGDLEVLKGVNIHIKTGEVISIVGESGAGKSTLLQILGTLDSASNPKNYGTEITLNGESFINMNDKQISKFRNQNIGFVFQFHQLLPEFTALENVLLPTKIAGSNEKDAMEKAQQLFEDLKIAHRINHKPNQLSGGEAQRVAVARALINSPKIIYADEPTGNLDSKNADDLHRLFFDLRDKYNQTFVIVTHNPQLAEITDRKLVMKDGMIIE, via the coding sequence ATGATTAAAGCGACTAATATTCATAAATTTTATGGAGATCTGGAGGTATTGAAAGGTGTTAATATCCATATTAAAACAGGCGAAGTAATTTCTATTGTGGGAGAATCCGGAGCAGGAAAATCTACTCTTCTTCAGATTTTAGGAACATTAGACAGCGCGTCTAACCCTAAAAATTACGGCACAGAAATTACCCTGAATGGTGAGTCTTTCATCAATATGAATGATAAGCAGATTTCAAAATTCAGAAATCAAAATATTGGTTTTGTTTTTCAGTTTCATCAGTTATTACCAGAATTTACTGCTTTAGAAAATGTTTTGCTTCCTACAAAAATTGCCGGCAGCAACGAAAAAGATGCGATGGAAAAAGCACAACAGCTTTTCGAAGATCTTAAAATAGCACATAGAATTAATCATAAGCCCAATCAGCTTTCCGGAGGTGAAGCACAGAGAGTTGCAGTTGCAAGAGCGTTAATTAATTCACCAAAAATTATTTACGCAGACGAACCTACCGGAAATTTAGACTCAAAAAATGCGGATGATCTTCATCGTCTATTTTTCGACTTGAGAGATAAATACAACCAAACTTTCGTAATTGTAACTCACAACCCGCAGTTGGCAGAAATTACCGACCGCAAATTAGTGATGAAAGACGGAATGATTATCGAATAG
- a CDS encoding sensor histidine kinase: protein MKKRSIFARFNNWFIFAMMTLVVISIVISSTLVINYLKKEEIKRVDILVNAIKFQQDAVTPSLEVQGLLLNIYSSNTTIPVIILDKNDQVIEFKNLPKDFKTETKDVVELAKKMEKKYPAIEIKVQGGNDQFVYYDNSKVLNYLQYSPYLLGLFVLSYFLFSFWFLRTVKKTDEGYLWAGLAKETAHQIGTPLSSMIGWMEIMKLENPDSEGVVEIEKDIERLRTISERFSKIGSVPELNDLDFNKTIQDNFDYLRTRISKKIDFTLQIPTYKILVPHNKILMSWVIENLVKNAVDAMKGEGTLQMSVFERNKNILVEVKDSGSGMTKSQANNAFKPGYSTKKRGWGLGLSLAKRVVQEYHNGDIKISQTEIGKGTTFRILIKKEGS from the coding sequence TTGAAAAAACGGTCTATTTTTGCCAGATTCAATAACTGGTTTATTTTTGCAATGATGACTTTAGTGGTTATCTCTATCGTTATTTCGTCTACTTTGGTTATTAATTATCTTAAAAAAGAAGAAATAAAAAGGGTAGATATTTTGGTAAATGCGATTAAATTTCAGCAGGATGCCGTTACACCAAGTTTGGAAGTTCAGGGTTTACTGCTTAATATTTACAGTTCTAATACCACAATTCCCGTAATTATTCTGGATAAGAACGATCAGGTTATAGAGTTTAAAAATCTTCCGAAAGATTTTAAAACAGAAACGAAAGATGTGGTAGAACTCGCAAAAAAAATGGAAAAAAAATATCCTGCCATCGAAATAAAAGTACAGGGAGGAAACGATCAGTTTGTTTATTACGACAACTCAAAAGTTCTCAATTATCTGCAATATTCTCCATATCTGTTAGGATTATTTGTATTGAGTTATTTTCTATTCTCTTTTTGGTTTTTAAGAACAGTAAAAAAGACAGACGAAGGTTATCTTTGGGCGGGTTTAGCCAAAGAAACTGCACACCAAATAGGAACGCCGCTTTCTTCGATGATCGGATGGATGGAAATTATGAAACTTGAAAATCCTGATTCTGAAGGTGTTGTAGAAATCGAAAAAGACATCGAACGTCTGAGAACAATATCCGAAAGATTTTCTAAAATAGGATCTGTTCCTGAACTGAATGATCTTGATTTTAATAAAACCATTCAGGATAATTTTGATTATCTCAGAACAAGAATTTCAAAAAAAATAGATTTCACGTTACAGATTCCTACCTATAAAATTTTGGTTCCGCACAATAAAATTTTAATGAGCTGGGTAATTGAAAATTTGGTAAAAAATGCTGTTGATGCTATGAAAGGTGAAGGAACCTTACAAATGTCTGTTTTCGAACGGAATAAAAATATTTTAGTTGAAGTAAAAGACAGCGGCAGCGGAATGACAAAATCTCAGGCAAATAATGCTTTTAAACCGGGTTATTCTACCAAAAAACGAGGTTGGGGATTAGGTTTAAGTTTAGCCAAAAGAGTAGTGCAGGAATATCACAACGGAGATATTAAAATTTCTCAGACCGAAATTGGCAAAGGGACAACATTTAGAATTCTCATTAAAAAGGAAGGATCTTAG
- the dacB gene encoding D-alanyl-D-alanine carboxypeptidase/D-alanyl-D-alanine endopeptidase has protein sequence MKKIIAISVFSTQIVFAQNISQKLDTATKNLMNSPLAVSSNISLYVADENGQLIYEYNGNKGLSTASTQKIFTAAAALETLGKNYTYQTTASYSGTISSGNLNGNLFISSNGDPTLGSWRYEGFKPENFKQKFLEALKKTGITKISGDLIIDDSYFDHQTIPGGWPWDDLGNYYGAGIWGINWRENQFDINISGTDFKSFSYPLEGVQWLNDLKASGNSDQSLIFTAPHSDVALINGNLPSGKITTVSGAVPNPPLQLGVEAIKWLKESNIEISGKVVTNSQLEIEGKSPFNISKNKVILHYESPTLDKIVYWFLRKSVNLYGEALIKTLGKEKKQNSSFKSGVAYLKEFWTSKGINSNMINFADGSGLSPQNYVSAKAEVQALLYAKKQPWFSSYYEGFPTQDNGMKMKSGTMRDTKSYAGYHTAKDGKKYVYSAIINNYQGSGSTELQKILSVLK, from the coding sequence ATGAAAAAAATAATCGCGATATCAGTTTTTTCTACACAAATAGTTTTTGCACAAAATATTTCGCAGAAACTGGATACTGCGACCAAAAATCTCATGAATTCTCCTTTGGCGGTTTCATCTAATATTTCTTTGTACGTTGCAGATGAAAATGGTCAGCTAATTTATGAATATAACGGAAATAAAGGACTTTCCACTGCTTCAACACAGAAAATTTTTACTGCAGCAGCTGCTTTAGAAACTTTAGGAAAAAATTACACCTACCAAACAACCGCTTCTTATTCAGGTACAATTTCTAGTGGAAATTTGAACGGAAATTTATTTATTTCCTCTAATGGTGATCCTACATTGGGAAGTTGGCGGTATGAAGGTTTCAAACCTGAAAATTTCAAACAAAAATTTTTAGAAGCTTTAAAAAAAACCGGAATTACAAAAATTTCTGGCGATTTAATTATTGATGATTCTTATTTTGATCATCAGACAATTCCCGGAGGCTGGCCGTGGGATGATTTGGGGAATTATTATGGAGCAGGGATTTGGGGAATTAACTGGAGAGAAAACCAATTCGACATCAATATCAGCGGAACCGATTTTAAAAGCTTTTCTTATCCTTTAGAAGGTGTACAATGGCTGAATGATCTCAAAGCAAGCGGAAATTCAGACCAAAGTTTAATTTTTACTGCGCCTCATTCTGATGTAGCTTTAATCAACGGAAATTTACCTTCCGGAAAAATAACGACAGTTTCCGGAGCTGTTCCAAATCCTCCTTTACAGTTAGGTGTAGAAGCTATAAAATGGTTGAAAGAATCGAACATTGAAATTTCCGGTAAAGTTGTTACCAATTCACAACTAGAAATTGAAGGTAAATCTCCATTCAATATTTCAAAAAATAAAGTTATCCTCCATTATGAATCTCCAACACTAGATAAAATTGTCTATTGGTTTTTGAGAAAAAGTGTGAATTTATATGGAGAAGCTCTTATAAAAACATTGGGAAAAGAAAAAAAACAAAATTCAAGCTTCAAAAGCGGTGTAGCGTATTTAAAAGAGTTTTGGACATCAAAAGGGATCAACTCTAATATGATTAATTTTGCTGATGGGAGCGGACTTTCACCTCAAAATTATGTTTCTGCAAAAGCTGAAGTTCAAGCTTTATTATATGCTAAAAAACAGCCTTGGTTTTCCAGTTATTACGAAGGATTTCCTACACAGGATAACGGAATGAAAATGAAAAGCGGAACCATGAGAGATACAAAATCTTATGCAGGCTATCACACCGCAAAAGATGGAAAAAAATATGTGTATTCTGCCATCATCAATAACTATCAGGGAAGCGGAAGTACAGAATTGCAGAAAATTCTAAGTGTTTTAAAATAA